Proteins encoded by one window of Cyanobium sp. NS01:
- a CDS encoding metallophosphoesterase — protein MRVLQLSDLHLLAEPGGVYRGRPPLACLTHALRQALAAAPAPPDLLLLSGDLCQDESLAGYVHLHTSLQFLGLPLALLPGNHDHPQLLRSVLGRHGPIAPALVEGPGARLLLLDSHKAGATAGWLGASQLAWLAGVLQQLEQALPRPLLVAVHHPPVAIGDLEMDAIGLLDGAALLQLLGQARDLEAVVFGHIHQHWSGSLPGRPQVPLLGCPSTLCGFGPVQPCPLGRPDDPGGRWLEIGAPGGFQESLLRWSPP, from the coding sequence ATGCGCGTGTTGCAGCTGAGCGATCTGCATCTGCTCGCCGAGCCTGGCGGCGTCTATCGCGGTCGCCCGCCCCTCGCCTGCCTGACCCATGCGCTGCGGCAAGCCCTGGCGGCGGCCCCGGCCCCGCCGGACCTGCTGCTGCTCAGCGGCGACCTCTGCCAGGACGAAAGCCTGGCGGGCTATGTCCATCTCCACACATCGTTGCAGTTCCTGGGCCTCCCCCTGGCCCTGCTGCCAGGCAACCACGACCATCCCCAGCTGCTGCGCTCCGTTCTGGGTCGCCACGGCCCGATCGCGCCGGCGTTGGTGGAGGGGCCTGGGGCCAGGCTGCTCCTGCTCGACAGCCACAAGGCCGGAGCTACCGCCGGTTGGCTCGGAGCCAGCCAGCTCGCCTGGCTGGCGGGCGTTCTCCAGCAGCTGGAGCAGGCCTTGCCCCGACCCCTGCTGGTGGCCGTGCACCATCCCCCCGTGGCGATCGGCGACCTCGAAATGGATGCCATCGGGCTGCTCGATGGGGCGGCCCTGCTGCAGCTGCTGGGACAAGCCAGGGACCTGGAGGCCGTGGTGTTCGGCCACATCCACCAGCACTGGAGCGGCAGCCTGCCCGGCCGCCCCCAGGTGCCCCTACTCGGTTGCCCTTCCACCCTCTGCGGCTTCGGACCGGTGCAGCCCTGCCCCTTGGGCCGCCCTGACGACCCCGGCGGCCGCTGGCTGGAGATCGGCGCGCCGGGCGGTTTTCAGGAGTCCCTGCTGCGCTGGTCCCCTCCCTAG